From one Bradyrhizobium sp. Ash2021 genomic stretch:
- a CDS encoding CaiB/BaiF CoA-transferase family protein codes for MHKPVEGFGSANAQTEKPRLPLSRFKVIDLTLARAGPSCVRTLADWGADVIRVEPPPEDGDAGELVGRRDGSDFQNLHRNKRAITLNLKTDEGREILMRLAEQADVIVENMRPGVTKRLGVDFEAVKARNPRIVYGSISGFGQYGPYTARPSIDQIAQGMSGIMSVTGLPGQGPVRAGVAVTDIMAGAFLAQGILIALLDREVSGVGRWVQTSLIEAGITLLDFQATRWTMDKKVPPQEGNYHPTNVPMGLYPTADSFLNLAATSNKNFQLFCKLIGREKMATDPRFASSVLRRRNKEALNELIATALRAKTSREWFEMMVEAGIPCGPVYSIRDVFSDPQVEALRIKRPVTHPRLGELDLIAQPCEITGFDREIRTATPDLGEHNDEILQSLGYDADAIAKLKAARAI; via the coding sequence ATGCACAAGCCCGTCGAAGGGTTCGGCTCAGCCAATGCGCAAACCGAAAAACCGCGGCTGCCGCTGTCGCGTTTCAAGGTCATCGACCTGACGCTGGCACGCGCCGGCCCGTCCTGCGTGCGCACGCTGGCGGATTGGGGCGCCGACGTGATCCGGGTCGAGCCGCCGCCGGAAGATGGCGACGCCGGCGAACTGGTCGGACGGCGCGACGGCTCGGACTTCCAGAACTTGCATCGCAACAAGCGCGCGATCACGTTGAACCTGAAAACCGACGAAGGCCGCGAGATCCTGATGCGGCTCGCCGAACAGGCCGACGTCATCGTCGAGAACATGCGGCCCGGCGTCACCAAACGGCTCGGCGTCGATTTCGAAGCCGTGAAGGCGCGCAATCCGCGCATCGTCTATGGCAGCATTTCCGGCTTCGGCCAGTACGGCCCCTACACCGCGCGGCCCTCGATCGACCAGATCGCGCAGGGCATGAGCGGCATCATGTCGGTGACCGGGCTTCCCGGCCAGGGCCCGGTCCGCGCCGGCGTCGCCGTCACCGATATCATGGCCGGTGCGTTTCTGGCACAGGGAATCCTGATCGCCCTGCTCGACCGCGAAGTTTCAGGCGTTGGCCGCTGGGTGCAGACCTCGCTGATCGAAGCCGGCATCACGCTGCTCGACTTCCAGGCGACGCGCTGGACCATGGACAAAAAGGTGCCGCCGCAGGAAGGCAATTACCATCCGACCAACGTGCCGATGGGGCTTTATCCGACCGCCGACAGTTTTCTCAACCTCGCCGCCACCAGCAACAAGAACTTTCAGCTTTTCTGCAAGCTGATCGGCCGCGAAAAAATGGCGACCGATCCGCGCTTCGCCTCCTCGGTGCTGCGCCGCCGCAACAAGGAAGCGCTCAACGAACTGATCGCCACAGCCTTGCGCGCAAAGACCAGCCGCGAGTGGTTCGAGATGATGGTCGAGGCCGGCATTCCCTGCGGCCCGGTCTACAGCATCCGGGACGTCTTTTCCGACCCGCAGGTCGAGGCGCTGCGCATCAAGCGCCCGGTCACGCATCCCCGGCTCGGCGAACTCGACCTGATCGCACAGCCCTGCGAGATCACGGGATTCGATCGCGAGATCAGAACGGCGACGCCGGATCTCGGCGAGCATAATGACGAAATCTTGCAGTCGCTAGGCTATGACGCGGACGCGATCGCAAAGCTGAAGGCGGCGCGGGCGATATGA
- a CDS encoding enoyl-CoA hydratase, with amino-acid sequence MLDTPKNAEKSYADGKILQSVADGVGIITFNNPDKRNAMSLEMWEGFGNALVELRDNPDVRVVILTGAGDKAFVSGADISQFEKTRHNAAASEEYSRRSEAQRALLASYPKPTIACIRGFCLGGGMQVAMMSDIRFAAENSQFGIPAAKLGIAYGYDGLKHLVSLVGPSWARLIMYTGMKIDSAEALRIGLVDRALPGTELWDATMEIARTISGNAPLAIKAAKITIAQVLKDESRRDMDAIKQIGSACMDSEDFREGRTAFMEKRKPRFTGK; translated from the coding sequence ATGCTCGACACTCCCAAAAACGCCGAAAAATCCTACGCCGACGGCAAGATCCTGCAGAGCGTCGCTGACGGCGTCGGAATCATCACCTTCAATAATCCCGACAAGCGCAACGCGATGTCGCTGGAGATGTGGGAGGGGTTCGGCAATGCGCTGGTCGAATTGCGCGACAATCCCGACGTGCGCGTCGTGATCCTGACCGGCGCCGGCGACAAGGCGTTCGTGTCGGGCGCCGATATCAGCCAGTTCGAAAAGACCCGCCATAACGCGGCAGCCTCGGAGGAATATTCCAGACGCAGCGAGGCGCAGCGCGCTTTGCTCGCGAGCTACCCGAAGCCGACGATCGCCTGCATCCGCGGCTTCTGCCTCGGCGGCGGCATGCAGGTCGCGATGATGTCGGACATCCGCTTCGCCGCCGAGAACAGCCAGTTCGGAATTCCCGCCGCCAAGCTCGGCATCGCCTATGGCTATGACGGCCTGAAACATCTGGTCTCGCTGGTCGGGCCGTCCTGGGCGCGGCTCATCATGTACACCGGCATGAAGATCGACTCCGCGGAAGCGTTGCGGATCGGGCTGGTCGACCGCGCCCTGCCCGGCACCGAGCTGTGGGACGCGACGATGGAAATCGCGCGCACCATCTCCGGCAATGCGCCGCTGGCGATCAAGGCCGCCAAAATCACCATCGCCCAGGTGCTGAAGGACGAAAGCCGTCGCGACATGGACGCGATCAAGCAGATCGGCTCCGCCTGCATGGACTCGGAGGATTTTCGCGAGGGCCGCACCGCGTTCATGGAAAAGCGCAAGCCGCGATTCACTGGCAAATAG
- a CDS encoding L,D-transpeptidase family protein, producing MQRMTIVAIAAMLAAAPAFAEGTGSGASDAGTTLAQAKPAAIAPAGAPPSAHAAPAKPAAAASTPEQRSAAALALSHEPTFDEGSAQRIREAALSYSDLAVRGGWPMIPADAKFANGTPGPNDDLLRKRLIITGDLAADKATGAYDDALAEAVKRFQARHGLALTGTVTPRTLAALNVPVQKRIRQLEASLERLGNMNFSFGQRYVVVNIPATFAEAVEDDKVVRRYRVIVGKTEKPSPTLTAQITSVNLNPTWTVPSSIAKTEISAHMRKDPGYLSRMHMEVLGANDAPIDPHSVDWSGAHTPNFTVRQQSGTWNALGAVKIDMPNSYSVYMHDTNQRNLFNDDYRFDSHGCSRVDNVRDLAAWLLKDQPQWNRAAIDAAIATGQRHDIAVTRKVPVAWIYLTAWMTRDQTVQFRNDIYDQDEQLLEATAEEAAFFNKAADHPLTAHLAQ from the coding sequence ATGCAAAGAATGACAATCGTTGCCATAGCCGCGATGCTCGCAGCCGCGCCGGCGTTTGCTGAAGGAACGGGTTCGGGCGCATCCGACGCCGGCACGACGCTCGCCCAGGCCAAACCGGCAGCGATCGCGCCGGCGGGTGCTCCTCCTTCCGCGCACGCCGCGCCGGCAAAGCCGGCGGCGGCCGCCTCCACGCCGGAACAGCGCTCGGCGGCAGCGCTGGCGCTCTCGCACGAACCGACTTTTGACGAAGGCAGCGCGCAACGCATCCGCGAGGCCGCGCTCAGTTACTCTGATCTGGCGGTGCGCGGCGGGTGGCCCATGATTCCGGCGGACGCCAAATTCGCGAATGGCACGCCGGGCCCCAACGACGATCTGCTGCGCAAGCGCCTGATCATCACCGGCGACCTCGCCGCCGACAAGGCGACCGGCGCTTACGACGATGCGCTCGCAGAAGCCGTCAAGCGCTTCCAGGCCCGCCATGGCCTCGCGCTGACGGGGACGGTGACGCCGCGCACGCTGGCCGCGCTCAACGTGCCAGTCCAGAAGCGGATCAGGCAGCTCGAGGCCTCGCTGGAACGCCTCGGCAACATGAATTTCTCGTTCGGCCAGCGCTACGTGGTCGTGAACATTCCCGCGACATTCGCGGAAGCCGTCGAGGACGACAAGGTGGTGCGGCGCTATCGCGTCATCGTCGGCAAGACCGAAAAGCCGTCGCCGACGCTGACCGCCCAAATCACCAGCGTCAATCTCAACCCGACCTGGACCGTGCCGTCCTCGATCGCCAAGACCGAGATTTCGGCGCATATGCGCAAGGATCCCGGCTATCTCTCCCGCATGCACATGGAAGTGCTCGGCGCCAATGACGCGCCGATTGATCCGCATTCGGTGGACTGGTCCGGCGCGCATACGCCGAATTTTACGGTGCGCCAGCAATCCGGCACCTGGAACGCGCTCGGCGCGGTCAAGATCGACATGCCGAATTCCTATTCGGTCTATATGCACGACACCAACCAGCGCAACCTGTTCAACGACGACTACCGCTTCGACTCCCACGGCTGCTCGCGCGTCGACAATGTGCGCGATCTCGCCGCCTGGCTGTTGAAGGACCAGCCGCAATGGAACAGAGCCGCGATCGACGCCGCGATCGCGACCGGCCAGCGCCACGACATTGCGGTGACGAGGAAGGTGCCGGTGGCGTGGATCTATCTGACGGCCTGGATGACCAGGGACCAGACCGTCCAGTTCCGCAACGACATCTACGACCAGGACGAGCAGCTCCTGGAAGCGACCGCCGAGGAAGCCGCGTTCTTCAACAAGGCCGCGGATCATCCGCTGACCGCCCATCTGGCGCAGTAG
- a CDS encoding glutathione S-transferase family protein, whose protein sequence is MMILHHGWRSSASRRVRLCLEEKGLAYEGHVVDMTAMEHHSPEYLKINPLGVIPRPLHESGTICEYLDETFPDPPLRPDAPYQRALMRNWIRHIDALIGNLIIFNWRHHLAKTASQWTDEELAEKLKNIPSKERQEAWIRAARKPYTEEERDAARGKLVVLLDKMEEALKPAGWLVSKTYSIADIAAAPFVKRIDEEIAPDEMTAKKHPRVHDWWTKLQARPAYQRANFGPFLTS, encoded by the coding sequence ATGATGATCCTGCACCACGGCTGGCGTTCCAGCGCGTCGCGCCGGGTGCGGCTGTGCCTTGAGGAAAAGGGCCTTGCCTACGAGGGCCACGTCGTCGACATGACGGCGATGGAGCATCATTCGCCGGAATATTTGAAGATCAATCCGCTGGGGGTGATCCCCCGGCCGCTGCACGAGAGCGGCACGATCTGCGAATATCTCGACGAGACGTTTCCCGACCCACCACTGCGCCCGGACGCGCCGTATCAGCGCGCCCTGATGCGGAACTGGATCCGGCATATCGACGCCCTGATCGGCAATCTCATCATCTTCAACTGGCGGCACCATCTGGCGAAAACCGCGTCGCAATGGACCGACGAGGAGCTCGCCGAAAAACTCAAGAATATCCCGAGCAAGGAGCGCCAGGAAGCCTGGATCCGGGCAGCGCGCAAACCCTACACCGAGGAAGAGCGCGACGCCGCGCGCGGAAAACTGGTGGTGCTGCTCGACAAGATGGAAGAGGCCTTGAAACCCGCGGGCTGGCTGGTCAGCAAAACCTATTCAATCGCGGATATCGCCGCGGCGCCCTTTGTGAAGCGGATCGACGAGGAAATTGCGCCGGATGAAATGACGGCGAAGAAACATCCCCGCGTCCACGACTGGTGGACTAAACTGCAGGCACGGCCGGCCTATCAGCGCGCGAATTTCGGCCCCTTCCTCACCTCCTAA
- a CDS encoding tripartite tricarboxylate transporter substrate binding protein, which produces MPLTRREVIAGGGGLVWLAGVPARAETAYPSRTIKMIVPYPAGGTTDLLGRLIADQFKNGLSATVIVENKPGAGTTLGADQVAKSEPDGYTLLMATSTTLAINKTLYKKLPYDPVKDFAPIGLVAGVPFALIINPTIPAKTLPQFIAYAKSKPGLAYGSAGNGSPQHLGAEMLKTAAGIDIRHVPYRGSVPAMLDVIAGHIPFMVVDLQPALQQIREGKVRVLGVTTPKRVAAAPEIPTLAEAGLPGFELVAWQGVVAPAGTPRPIVDQLAAQLNKLLADPATREKLNAISLEPLPPSTPDSFAAYIKAEVDRCAVIVRNSGAEPE; this is translated from the coding sequence ATGCCGTTGACGCGCCGGGAAGTGATTGCGGGAGGCGGTGGGCTGGTCTGGCTCGCGGGCGTTCCGGCGCGGGCCGAGACGGCCTATCCCAGCCGGACCATCAAGATGATCGTGCCCTATCCGGCCGGGGGAACTACCGATCTGCTTGGCCGGCTGATCGCCGACCAGTTCAAGAACGGTCTTTCCGCAACCGTGATTGTCGAGAACAAGCCCGGCGCCGGCACGACGTTGGGCGCGGACCAGGTCGCAAAATCCGAGCCCGACGGCTACACGCTATTGATGGCGACCTCGACCACGCTTGCCATCAACAAGACGCTCTACAAAAAGCTGCCCTATGACCCCGTGAAGGACTTTGCGCCGATCGGCCTCGTCGCCGGCGTGCCCTTTGCGCTGATCATCAATCCGACGATCCCGGCAAAAACGCTGCCCCAGTTCATTGCCTACGCCAAATCGAAACCGGGACTGGCCTATGGCTCGGCCGGCAATGGCAGCCCGCAGCATCTCGGCGCCGAAATGTTGAAGACCGCCGCGGGCATCGACATCCGCCACGTGCCCTATCGCGGCAGCGTGCCGGCGATGCTCGATGTGATCGCGGGCCATATCCCTTTCATGGTGGTGGACCTGCAGCCGGCCCTGCAACAGATTCGCGAAGGCAAGGTCAGGGTGCTCGGTGTGACCACGCCGAAGCGGGTCGCGGCCGCGCCGGAGATTCCGACCCTCGCCGAAGCCGGGTTGCCCGGGTTCGAACTGGTCGCCTGGCAGGGCGTGGTGGCGCCGGCCGGCACGCCGCGGCCGATCGTCGATCAACTGGCCGCACAGCTGAACAAGCTGCTGGCCGATCCCGCGACGCGCGAGAAACTCAACGCGATCTCGCTGGAGCCGTTACCGCCATCGACACCGGACAGTTTTGCGGCTTACATCAAAGCCGAAGTCGATCGCTGTGCCGTGATCGTCAGGAATTCCGGCGCCGAACCCGAATAA
- a CDS encoding LuxR C-terminal-related transcriptional regulator, giving the protein MHKDHVAPGKAAKTEVAPGLDLDAWIGALRALPVAPVTEADVVAWVDGPLRKFFHFQKFLPAYGNLSGGRIQMRSLVSSGHSPEFLSGLEGRFDLKARGCFAWWVSNRKAFILDKSGALDESGVPIVATKRELEEIDRFSLGVVAAHGVIDPFVNAGTYLSFSGVPETRPKRTLAALDLIAPVLHTLFLLTKQAAKPAIDLTVLTDRQRELVDLVLTGLSDKEIARRLSISDNTVGNHFRAIHERLGVTKRSQLIALLK; this is encoded by the coding sequence ATGCACAAAGACCACGTTGCGCCTGGAAAGGCCGCGAAGACCGAAGTCGCTCCCGGTCTCGATCTCGACGCGTGGATCGGTGCGTTGCGCGCACTTCCGGTCGCGCCGGTAACCGAAGCCGACGTTGTCGCCTGGGTCGACGGGCCTTTGCGAAAATTCTTTCACTTCCAGAAATTTCTCCCCGCCTACGGCAATCTGTCCGGTGGCCGCATCCAGATGCGCTCGCTGGTATCGAGCGGGCATTCGCCGGAATTCCTTAGCGGTCTCGAAGGCCGGTTCGACCTGAAAGCGCGCGGCTGCTTTGCGTGGTGGGTGTCCAATCGGAAGGCGTTCATCCTGGACAAGTCAGGTGCGCTGGACGAATCCGGTGTGCCGATTGTCGCCACAAAACGCGAACTCGAAGAGATCGACCGGTTTTCGCTCGGCGTCGTCGCCGCCCACGGCGTCATCGATCCCTTCGTCAATGCCGGGACCTATCTGAGCTTTTCTGGCGTGCCGGAAACCCGGCCGAAGCGAACGCTGGCTGCGCTCGACCTGATCGCGCCGGTACTGCACACACTGTTCCTGCTGACAAAACAGGCCGCGAAACCGGCGATCGATTTAACCGTCTTGACGGATAGGCAACGGGAATTGGTCGACCTCGTCTTGACGGGATTGTCCGACAAGGAAATTGCTCGGCGCCTCTCGATTTCCGACAACACCGTCGGAAATCATTTCCGCGCCATCCACGAGCGGCTCGGCGTCACCAAGCGCAGCCAGCTCATCGCCCTGCTGAAGTAG